The Acidiferrobacterales bacterium genome contains a region encoding:
- a CDS encoding class II aldolase/adducin family protein, whose protein sequence is MKSQKISDNVVTGKWSTVSTEEWQTRVDLAACHRLAELNGFSDIVWNHISARVPGQPNRFLINLFGLRFDEVTASNLVTLDENGQVAVPPTDANGEIIDTSDSNFTGFVIHSAIYNEREDVNCIMHSHSRAALAVSALKEGFMPLVQDAFQFYNRVSYHDYEGLSLDLDERERLAASLSDNPVMIMRNHGLLTTGDTVAQAYMRMYYLELSCRVQMDVLAMGREIHLPPGDVCEHAAKQYQTAAPCGTYEWPALLRQLDSIDRSYRD, encoded by the coding sequence ATGAAAAGTCAGAAGATTTCAGACAATGTTGTTACCGGCAAGTGGTCGACAGTCTCCACCGAGGAATGGCAGACGCGGGTTGATCTTGCCGCCTGTCATCGACTGGCGGAACTGAATGGATTCAGTGATATTGTGTGGAACCACATCAGTGCACGCGTGCCCGGCCAGCCGAATCGTTTCCTGATCAATCTTTTCGGATTGCGGTTTGACGAGGTGACTGCGTCCAATCTGGTCACACTGGATGAGAACGGGCAGGTTGCGGTGCCGCCCACCGATGCCAATGGTGAGATTATCGACACCAGTGACAGCAACTTTACCGGCTTTGTGATCCACAGTGCGATCTACAACGAGCGCGAGGATGTGAACTGCATCATGCATTCTCACAGCCGCGCCGCACTGGCGGTGTCGGCACTGAAAGAAGGCTTCATGCCCCTGGTTCAGGATGCATTTCAGTTCTATAACCGGGTGTCGTATCACGATTATGAAGGCTTGTCACTTGATCTGGATGAACGCGAGCGTCTGGCCGCCAGCCTCAGTGACAATCCGGTGATGATCATGCGCAATCATGGATTGCTGACGACGGGAGATACGGTCGCGCAAGCTTATATGCGGATGTACTATTTGGAATTGTCGTGTCGGGTTCAGATGGACGTGCTCGCAATGGGAAGGGAGATACACCTGCCGCCGGGGGATGTCTGCGAACACGCCGCCAAACAGTATCAGACCGCCGCTCCTTGCGGCACTTACGAATGGCCCGCCCTGTTACGCCAGCTCGACAGCATTGATCGCTCCTACCGCGACTGA
- a CDS encoding 4Fe-4S dicluster domain-containing protein, whose product MYKSLLIDPVKCTSCLQCELACSFENEGVFNPARSRIKIFEFEHGLKAIPYTCTQCEEAWCLHACPVEAITINAQTGAKEVNDSICVGCKVCTIACPFGTVNYNSDSGKVIKCDLCGGDPQCAQACPTGAITYVDSDWTGYSRMRDSAVESHG is encoded by the coding sequence ATGTACAAATCGCTATTGATTGACCCGGTCAAATGTACCAGTTGCCTGCAGTGTGAGCTGGCATGCTCATTCGAAAACGAGGGCGTGTTCAATCCGGCAAGATCCCGGATCAAGATTTTCGAGTTTGAGCATGGACTCAAAGCCATTCCCTATACCTGCACGCAGTGCGAGGAAGCCTGGTGTCTGCATGCATGCCCGGTTGAGGCCATTACGATCAACGCTCAGACTGGCGCAAAGGAAGTCAATGACTCGATCTGTGTCGGCTGCAAGGTCTGCACAATCGCATGTCCGTTCGGTACGGTCAACTACAATTCCGATTCCGGCAAGGTCATCAAGTGCGACCTATGCGGCGGCGACCCTCAGTGTGCGCAAGCCTGCCCGACCGGCGCGATCACATATGTCGATTCGGATTGGACCGGTTATTCCCGAATGCGCGACTCAGCTGTGGAATCCCACGGCTGA
- a CDS encoding M48 family metalloprotease: MTVISMIRCANTVLAIVGAVAIALVAGGCAPTTTVARGSTSSVEAELIKQQSLALNLMLSRYARLDSLGWPILSANVQLCKSQRLGFGIRAASRRDLGRDLEKGWENQLNTTNDATIISISAGSPAERGGLQVGDQLVSIGGKTVSSGRGAHKKVRKLIRKQASAGNSLEFAVYRPGSDETVVSNLVPQEICDVEVLIVDDDRINAFTDGIRLVFNLGMIRFAESDWELQLVFAHELAHVVEGHIDKKLGNALIGAVIDGVITGASGYYSNTFSNLGLSAFSQEFEREADYVGLYIMARSGLDTAQAANFWRRIAAESPLQNSKTAPFARTHPAAAERFANIEATHEEIQHKIQAGLPLIPERRKDL, translated from the coding sequence ATGACAGTGATATCCATGATACGTTGTGCGAATACAGTTTTGGCCATTGTCGGTGCCGTAGCCATAGCATTGGTTGCTGGCGGATGCGCACCCACAACTACAGTCGCCCGAGGCAGCACGAGTTCCGTTGAAGCGGAACTGATCAAACAGCAATCGCTCGCATTGAATCTCATGTTGTCCAGATATGCACGTCTGGACTCGCTTGGCTGGCCGATCCTGTCTGCAAATGTGCAATTGTGCAAATCACAGCGACTTGGTTTCGGCATCCGGGCAGCGTCGCGCCGTGATCTTGGTCGCGATCTCGAAAAGGGCTGGGAGAATCAACTCAACACAACCAACGACGCGACCATCATCAGTATTTCGGCAGGCTCGCCTGCCGAGCGCGGCGGGCTGCAGGTCGGGGATCAGCTGGTCTCAATCGGCGGCAAGACAGTTTCCAGCGGTCGGGGTGCGCACAAGAAAGTGCGCAAGTTGATCAGAAAGCAGGCTTCTGCCGGAAACAGCCTGGAGTTTGCAGTCTACAGGCCAGGCAGTGACGAGACTGTCGTCTCCAACCTTGTCCCCCAGGAAATCTGTGACGTCGAGGTCCTCATCGTCGACGATGATCGGATCAATGCATTCACCGACGGGATTCGATTGGTTTTCAATCTCGGTATGATTCGATTTGCTGAAAGTGACTGGGAGTTGCAACTGGTATTTGCACATGAACTTGCACACGTTGTTGAGGGACACATCGATAAGAAGTTGGGCAATGCCCTGATAGGCGCAGTGATCGATGGTGTCATCACCGGCGCTTCCGGTTACTACTCAAACACGTTCTCAAATCTCGGGCTTAGCGCCTTCAGTCAGGAATTCGAAAGAGAAGCGGATTATGTCGGCCTGTATATCATGGCAAGGTCCGGATTGGATACCGCCCAAGCCGCCAATTTCTGGCGCCGCATTGCAGCCGAGTCACCTCTCCAGAATTCGAAAACCGCACCATTCGCCCGTACTCATCCCGCAGCCGCTGAGCGGTTTGCGAATATTGAGGCAACGCATGAGGAAATTCAGCACAAAATTCAAGCCGGTCTGCCGTTGATTCCGGAACGCCGCAAGGATCTGTAA
- a CDS encoding FAD-dependent oxidoreductase yields MKGHARVVIIGGGAMGVGLAYHLPLEGWDDVVLIDKGELTSGSTWHAAGLIPNFIGSLNMAKVHDYAVRLYARLEAETGQSTGWHGCGALRLAISDAEVDWFHYVKGILDYIGAESHLVGHSEMKEIHPLLVTDDVKLGFYTPNDGHTDPASSTNSMAVGARNRGVEIIRRNRVTAVERTTGGEWKVITEQGSIVCEHVVNAAGSFADQVTQMSGFRLPIVNMQHQYLVTENLPEVEALDTEPPVVRDPVASCYIRQEQKGILVGPYETTQAAAWGLDGIDWSFDMELLPEELDRLDHSLIKAAERVPLFGQAGIKRVVNGPITHTPDGGYLMGPAAGLENYWLCCGASIGITQGPGVGKYLAQWMVHGQTEINVREVDPRRYGEYANLPGRYVVDKSIDEYQEMYQVHFPGEFREAGRPVKTTPIYDRLKAKGAVYGEYYGWERPKWFSLDGSEEQYGFRRTNAFDPVAAECRCVQERVGLADLTAFSKYMVTGSDAEQFLNRIGANRVAKRAGGVSLTHMLTTLGGIECEVALTRLADDRFFLTSAIVAQQHDLDWMVQHVENGEDVSIEDVTDKLGMLAVAGPKSRDLLSKLTDTALDNDNFRWLTGREIKVGGIDVIALRVSYVGELGWELYHSMNSMESLCSQLEQAGEEYGLGWFGSYAVNCMRLEKGYKGWGSELTTEITPVEADIERFVDYESSFVGKQSVLARKSEGIKTKLVLVSVNVDDADCLGNEPALDGDRPMGIVCSGAFGHRTGVSLAFVYVEPQFARSGATFEVPILGVRRTATVLDLPPYDPQNVRLRA; encoded by the coding sequence TTGAAAGGACATGCAAGAGTTGTAATCATCGGTGGAGGTGCGATGGGCGTCGGCCTCGCCTACCATCTGCCGCTTGAAGGCTGGGATGACGTCGTACTGATTGACAAGGGTGAGTTGACATCTGGATCGACCTGGCACGCGGCGGGCTTGATTCCGAATTTCATCGGCAGCCTGAATATGGCCAAAGTCCATGATTATGCTGTCAGGCTCTATGCCAGACTCGAGGCTGAGACCGGCCAGTCGACGGGATGGCATGGCTGCGGTGCGCTGCGCCTCGCAATTTCGGATGCCGAGGTCGACTGGTTTCACTACGTCAAGGGAATTCTTGACTACATCGGTGCCGAGTCGCATCTCGTCGGTCATTCTGAAATGAAGGAGATTCACCCCTTGCTGGTCACCGATGATGTGAAACTCGGTTTCTATACTCCGAACGACGGGCATACTGACCCGGCGAGCAGTACCAATTCGATGGCTGTCGGAGCGCGCAACCGCGGGGTGGAGATCATACGCAGGAATCGTGTCACCGCCGTTGAGCGTACGACCGGCGGTGAATGGAAGGTGATCACGGAACAGGGTTCGATTGTCTGTGAGCATGTTGTCAATGCAGCGGGAAGCTTTGCCGATCAGGTGACACAGATGTCAGGATTCCGACTGCCGATTGTCAATATGCAGCACCAATATCTCGTCACCGAGAATCTTCCCGAAGTCGAGGCGCTGGATACCGAGCCGCCGGTTGTCCGTGACCCCGTCGCATCGTGTTACATCCGCCAGGAACAGAAGGGAATACTGGTCGGACCGTATGAGACGACGCAAGCGGCTGCCTGGGGATTGGACGGTATCGACTGGAGTTTCGACATGGAACTTCTGCCGGAAGAACTTGACCGGCTTGACCATAGCCTGATCAAGGCTGCCGAACGCGTGCCTCTTTTCGGCCAGGCCGGGATCAAACGGGTCGTGAACGGACCGATCACGCATACCCCGGACGGAGGATATCTGATGGGCCCGGCAGCCGGACTTGAGAATTATTGGCTGTGTTGCGGTGCATCGATCGGCATCACCCAGGGACCCGGTGTCGGAAAATATCTCGCGCAGTGGATGGTGCACGGACAGACCGAAATCAATGTCCGGGAAGTGGACCCCAGACGATACGGAGAATATGCGAACCTTCCCGGTCGTTATGTCGTTGACAAGTCAATCGATGAATATCAGGAAATGTATCAGGTACACTTTCCGGGAGAATTTCGCGAAGCGGGGCGTCCTGTCAAGACCACACCCATCTATGACAGACTGAAAGCGAAAGGTGCCGTTTACGGTGAGTATTACGGATGGGAGCGGCCGAAGTGGTTTTCGCTTGATGGAAGCGAGGAGCAATACGGATTTCGCAGGACCAACGCGTTTGATCCTGTTGCTGCAGAATGCAGATGTGTTCAAGAACGCGTCGGTTTAGCGGATCTGACAGCGTTTTCGAAGTACATGGTGACCGGCTCGGACGCGGAGCAGTTTCTCAATCGTATCGGAGCCAACCGTGTCGCCAAGCGAGCCGGCGGGGTTTCACTCACCCACATGCTGACCACCTTGGGCGGCATCGAATGTGAGGTCGCGTTGACCCGGCTGGCTGATGATCGGTTCTTTCTGACCTCGGCGATCGTTGCCCAGCAGCATGATCTTGACTGGATGGTGCAACATGTCGAAAACGGCGAGGATGTCAGCATAGAAGATGTGACTGACAAGTTGGGCATGCTTGCTGTCGCAGGTCCGAAATCGCGTGATCTGCTTTCGAAACTGACCGATACCGCATTGGATAACGATAACTTCCGTTGGTTGACAGGCCGGGAGATCAAGGTCGGTGGAATTGATGTCATCGCGCTGCGGGTTTCGTATGTCGGAGAACTTGGTTGGGAGCTGTATCATTCAATGAATTCGATGGAATCGCTTTGCTCGCAATTGGAGCAGGCCGGCGAGGAATACGGTCTAGGCTGGTTTGGGTCCTATGCGGTCAACTGTATGCGGTTGGAGAAAGGCTACAAGGGCTGGGGAAGTGAATTGACGACTGAAATCACACCGGTTGAAGCTGACATCGAGAGATTCGTGGATTACGAAAGTTCATTTGTCGGAAAGCAAAGTGTTCTGGCGAGAAAGTCCGAGGGCATCAAGACCAAGTTGGTACTGGTTTCCGTCAATGTCGATGATGCGGACTGCCTCGGCAATGAACCCGCACTGGACGGTGACCGGCCTATGGGGATTGTCTGCAGCGGAGCGTTCGGACATCGGACAGGTGTCAGTCTGGCTTTCGTCTATGTCGAACCTCAGTTTGCGCGATCCGGCGCCACCTTTGAAGTGCCGATTTTGGGAGTGAGGCGAACCGCGACCGTTTTGGACCTGCCGCCGTACGACCCGCAAAACGTTCGTCTGAGGGCATAA
- a CDS encoding ABC transporter ATP-binding protein, with product MSAIVQIEGVTKRFGPVTAVSNCSFQLEAGKITGLIGPNGAGKSTLFNIVAGVHRPDSGKVSLGGEDITAMPSHDLFARGLLRTFQIPHEFSSMTAIENLLMVPAGQIGENLKNALFFRKHFVAQEREVLDKAASVIDFLGLGHVKNELAGNLSGGQKKLLELGRTLMVDTKVVLLDEIGAGVNRTLLNTLSDHIEKLNRDFGKTFFIIEHNMEFISRLCHRVTVMIEGEIVTEGLPDEVLSDPLVVEAYFGGGKRARTPD from the coding sequence TTGTCAGCAATTGTGCAAATTGAAGGTGTCACGAAGCGATTCGGCCCTGTCACTGCGGTCAGCAACTGCAGCTTTCAGCTTGAGGCAGGCAAAATAACCGGTTTGATCGGTCCGAACGGTGCGGGGAAATCCACCTTGTTCAACATTGTTGCCGGTGTGCACCGACCCGACTCAGGCAAGGTAAGTCTTGGCGGTGAGGACATCACCGCAATGCCATCTCATGACCTGTTTGCCCGCGGTCTTTTGCGTACCTTCCAGATTCCACATGAATTCTCCAGCATGACTGCTATTGAGAACCTGCTGATGGTGCCGGCGGGTCAGATTGGTGAGAACCTGAAAAACGCGTTGTTCTTTCGCAAGCATTTTGTCGCTCAAGAGCGCGAAGTGCTGGACAAGGCGGCCAGCGTCATTGACTTTCTCGGACTTGGTCATGTGAAAAATGAGCTCGCCGGAAACCTTTCCGGCGGTCAGAAAAAACTTCTTGAGCTAGGCCGCACCCTGATGGTCGATACAAAAGTCGTCCTATTGGATGAAATTGGCGCCGGAGTCAATCGTACCCTGCTCAACACGCTGTCAGATCATATCGAAAAGCTGAATCGGGATTTTGGCAAGACATTTTTCATCATCGAGCACAACATGGAGTTCATTTCGCGGTTGTGCCATCGGGTCACTGTGATGATTGAGGGCGAAATCGTAACCGAAGGTTTGCCGGACGAGGTCCTGTCTGATCCCTTGGTTGTAGAGGCATACTTCGGCGGCGGCAAGCGCGCTCGAACCCCCGACTGA
- a CDS encoding ABC transporter ATP-binding protein: protein MLINAVNLVAGYGGEPILNGVDIALGTGQIGVIVGPNGAGKSTALKSIFGLIGLQQGKVEFEGTDISDVPPDRRVGLGIAYVPQELNIFQSLTVQENLEMGAYIRRDDCTRAIERMFELFPPLKQKRNAVAGNLSGGQRQMVAIGRALMVEPRLLLLDEPTVGLSPAFVHDIIDRIIAVARSNVGVLVVEQNARRALEIADTGFVLAGGRNLYTDTGENLLNNPEVARSFLGR, encoded by the coding sequence ATGCTGATCAACGCAGTAAACCTGGTTGCCGGGTATGGCGGAGAACCCATTCTCAACGGTGTTGACATTGCGCTTGGGACAGGACAGATCGGTGTCATCGTCGGGCCGAACGGTGCTGGCAAGTCAACCGCCCTGAAAAGTATTTTCGGACTGATCGGCCTGCAACAGGGCAAGGTTGAGTTTGAGGGCACCGACATCTCAGATGTTCCGCCTGACCGGCGTGTGGGTCTGGGTATCGCGTACGTCCCACAGGAATTGAACATTTTCCAATCGCTGACTGTTCAGGAAAACCTGGAGATGGGTGCCTACATCCGACGGGATGACTGCACCCGGGCGATCGAGAGAATGTTCGAGCTGTTCCCGCCGCTCAAACAGAAACGAAATGCCGTCGCCGGAAATCTCTCGGGCGGACAACGGCAGATGGTGGCGATCGGTCGCGCGCTGATGGTCGAGCCCCGACTGCTGCTGCTCGATGAGCCGACCGTGGGGCTGTCACCCGCATTTGTGCACGATATCATCGACCGTATCATCGCAGTGGCCCGTTCCAATGTCGGCGTTCTGGTAGTCGAGCAGAATGCGAGACGCGCACTGGAAATCGCCGATACCGGCTTTGTACTCGCTGGCGGTCGAAACCTGTATACAGATACCGGTGAGAACCTCCTGAACAATCCTGAGGTCGCACGAAGCTTTCTGGGACGATGA
- a CDS encoding branched-chain amino acid ABC transporter permease: MNELIFFINKVVLSGAIIGCIYALGAIGVTLIFGILRFAHFAHADLMTTGAFFALIFTSLLSGVGPIGGLPTGFVVLPLAAAATALLAIGLDRMFYRPLRARNIKPILLLVASLGVTLMLQGITRLFAGTSIRTFFTSETKDVFRIDVPFELATRKIVITEPQLLLFVTTVVSIICLHQFLTRARLGKAMRAMADNADLALISGINTDTVVTVTWIIAGVLAAAGGVLLALDVALKPDLSFNILLPIFAAAIVGGVGRPYGAIAGGLLVGYSEALAVFNWSILLRQANDWLPTWIEIPARLTIVPTEYKLVVPFVILIAVLLWRPTGIFRGQIT, translated from the coding sequence GTGAATGAACTGATATTCTTCATCAACAAGGTCGTCCTCTCCGGCGCGATCATCGGTTGCATCTATGCATTGGGCGCAATCGGCGTCACCCTGATTTTCGGGATCCTGCGTTTCGCTCATTTTGCCCATGCTGACCTGATGACGACTGGTGCATTTTTTGCGCTGATCTTCACGTCCCTGCTATCCGGCGTCGGCCCGATCGGCGGGCTGCCGACAGGATTCGTCGTTCTGCCGCTGGCTGCGGCGGCCACAGCCCTATTGGCGATTGGACTCGATCGAATGTTCTATCGCCCGCTCAGGGCCCGGAACATCAAGCCCATTTTGTTGCTGGTGGCATCCCTCGGCGTGACACTGATGCTGCAGGGAATAACCCGGTTGTTCGCCGGAACCTCAATCCGAACTTTCTTTACATCCGAAACCAAGGATGTTTTTCGAATCGATGTCCCTTTCGAACTCGCGACGCGCAAGATTGTGATTACTGAACCGCAGCTGCTGCTGTTCGTCACTACCGTTGTAAGCATCATCTGCCTGCATCAGTTCCTGACCCGGGCGAGATTGGGCAAGGCCATGCGTGCGATGGCGGACAATGCCGACCTGGCTCTGATATCGGGCATCAACACCGACACGGTTGTAACCGTCACCTGGATCATCGCAGGTGTCTTGGCGGCGGCAGGTGGCGTGCTGCTCGCACTGGATGTGGCGCTGAAGCCGGACCTGAGCTTCAACATTCTGCTGCCGATTTTCGCTGCTGCAATCGTCGGCGGTGTGGGTCGTCCCTACGGTGCGATCGCAGGGGGACTGCTGGTTGGCTATTCAGAAGCATTGGCGGTCTTCAACTGGTCAATTCTTCTACGCCAGGCAAATGATTGGCTGCCGACGTGGATCGAAATTCCGGCACGGCTGACCATCGTCCCGACAGAGTACAAACTGGTCGTTCCATTCGTGATCCTGATCGCAGTTCTGTTGTGGCGTCCGACCGGAATATTCCGCGGCCAGATTACGTGA
- a CDS encoding FAD-dependent oxidoreductase — translation MQHVIVGAGPAGVIAAETLRKRSRDDSIIIVGNESYPAYSRMAIPYLLAGDVEENGTYLRHNDNHFDRLGIEIRQNSVTSINPGEKTVGLAQGPDLSYDRLLLATGSSAIRPPISGMDSARVHNCWTLDDAHRMLGDVQAGDRVVLLGAGFIGCIVLQALVSMKLDLTVVELADHMLARMMDHEGGQMIQQWCEGKGVAVRTGSKAVAVTEQSNQLEIELADGSTIAADHIVCAAGVRPNIQMLEGSGIKVDAGILVDDQLQTNVADIFAAGDVAQGPDRSTGDLQVHAIQPTASEHGRAAAFQMSGDHSPYGGSLSMNVLNTLGLITSSFGLWDGVDGGDRTSVCDAATNRYLRLEFQDDLLVGALAIGLTQHVGVLRGLIQTKVRLGHWKELLMSDPSLIMSAYLDRMQGTRT, via the coding sequence GTGCAACACGTTATAGTCGGTGCCGGTCCAGCCGGCGTCATCGCGGCAGAAACCCTTCGCAAGAGGTCACGCGATGATTCCATCATCATCGTTGGAAACGAATCCTATCCGGCGTATTCCCGCATGGCGATTCCCTACCTGCTTGCAGGCGATGTTGAGGAGAACGGAACCTACCTCCGTCATAACGACAATCATTTCGACAGACTCGGGATCGAGATTCGTCAAAATTCTGTAACGAGCATCAACCCCGGCGAGAAAACCGTCGGACTCGCACAAGGACCTGATCTGTCCTATGACCGACTGTTGCTGGCAACCGGGTCCAGCGCAATCCGTCCGCCCATCAGTGGAATGGACTCGGCGCGCGTGCACAACTGCTGGACACTGGATGATGCTCACAGAATGCTGGGCGATGTTCAGGCGGGAGACCGGGTGGTACTGCTCGGAGCTGGATTTATCGGCTGCATCGTTTTGCAGGCATTGGTTTCGATGAAACTCGATCTGACTGTAGTGGAACTGGCGGATCATATGCTTGCCAGAATGATGGATCACGAGGGCGGCCAAATGATCCAGCAATGGTGCGAGGGCAAGGGCGTTGCCGTCAGAACCGGGTCGAAGGCCGTTGCTGTGACCGAGCAGAGCAATCAACTTGAGATTGAACTGGCTGACGGTTCCACCATCGCAGCCGATCATATCGTGTGTGCCGCAGGCGTTCGTCCCAATATTCAGATGCTGGAAGGCAGCGGTATCAAGGTTGATGCCGGCATCTTGGTTGACGATCAGTTACAGACCAACGTAGCCGATATCTTTGCGGCCGGTGATGTCGCCCAAGGGCCTGACCGAAGTACCGGCGACCTGCAGGTGCACGCAATTCAGCCGACAGCAAGTGAACACGGCAGAGCGGCTGCATTTCAGATGTCCGGCGATCATTCCCCCTACGGCGGCAGCCTGTCAATGAATGTACTGAACACGCTTGGGCTGATTACAAGTTCTTTTGGACTGTGGGATGGTGTCGACGGCGGTGACAGGACTTCGGTGTGCGACGCAGCCACAAATCGCTATCTTCGGCTGGAATTTCAGGACGATCTGCTCGTCGGTGCGCTGGCGATCGGACTGACGCAGCATGTCGGTGTCCTGCGAGGCTTGATTCAGACCAAAGTCAGACTTGGACATTGGAAAGAATTGCTGATGAGTGATCCTTCACTGATCATGAGCGCATATCTTGACCGCATGCAGGGGACGCGTACCTGA
- a CDS encoding phytanoyl-CoA dioxygenase family protein: MVKSANTNGMLTDGQVNTYWQQGIVAPLTAYDEHEALSMIPNFLALRERMAGWIESKQLVKTHLVSTWVNEVVRNPRILDAVESILGPNILMWGASFFAKEPGDTAHVGWHQDLRYWGLQPPNGVLSVWLALTDASEDNGAMQVIRASHENGFRSHDNSDDKNNMLLSGQNAQLTPQDEHNRLMVELRPGQFSMHHSMVLHGSGANSSDRSRVGLSIAYIAADVIQLRNGGHDSAMLVRGTDMFGNFELESGPEADFSRQAIENFRRSIAMPSGLARAEDRTDSIVNFNNIR; this comes from the coding sequence ATGGTAAAGTCAGCCAATACGAATGGCATGTTGACTGACGGCCAGGTCAATACGTACTGGCAACAGGGTATTGTCGCTCCGTTGACCGCTTATGATGAGCACGAGGCCCTGTCAATGATTCCGAATTTCCTTGCGCTGCGTGAACGTATGGCGGGATGGATTGAGTCCAAGCAGCTGGTCAAGACGCATTTGGTCTCAACCTGGGTGAATGAGGTTGTCCGCAACCCGAGAATTCTGGACGCGGTCGAATCGATACTCGGACCGAACATCCTGATGTGGGGCGCATCATTTTTCGCCAAGGAGCCTGGTGACACCGCACATGTCGGATGGCATCAGGACTTGCGATATTGGGGTTTGCAGCCGCCGAATGGCGTCTTGAGCGTCTGGCTGGCCCTGACCGACGCATCTGAGGACAATGGCGCGATGCAGGTGATACGCGCGAGTCACGAGAACGGATTTCGCTCTCATGACAACAGCGATGACAAGAACAACATGCTGCTGAGCGGTCAGAATGCGCAGCTGACACCGCAGGACGAACACAACCGGCTGATGGTTGAGCTTCGTCCGGGGCAGTTTTCGATGCACCACAGCATGGTGTTGCATGGTTCCGGTGCGAATAGTTCGGACCGTTCCCGGGTCGGGCTGTCGATTGCCTACATTGCCGCCGATGTCATTCAACTCAGGAATGGGGGACACGATTCAGCCATGCTGGTTCGGGGAACCGATATGTTCGGCAACTTCGAGCTTGAGTCAGGTCCCGAAGCCGATTTCTCCCGCCAGGCGATTGAGAACTTTCGCAGGTCGATTGCCATGCCATCCGGTCTGGCGAGGGCTGAGGACCGGACTGACTCCATCGTGAACTTCAACAACATCAGGTAG
- a CDS encoding metallophosphoesterase family protein yields the protein MQETVRSIADVDMKPNVTDLRHLAAKRMKVAVLSDTHGLVDPRIGEIVSESTLAVHAGDIGSAAVLNELSPKIGRVMAVRGNNDITANWHADDAHLLEFIPSVQHILLTSGTITVEHGHTVRDINCYEADLTDRYHEELRGRYPDSRVVVYGHTHRRVIDQAHRPWVINPGAAGRVRTRDGPSCLLIEISNDDWHIREFRFEPI from the coding sequence ATGCAAGAAACAGTACGATCAATCGCTGATGTCGATATGAAACCGAATGTAACAGACCTCAGGCATCTGGCAGCAAAGCGGATGAAAGTCGCGGTGCTCTCGGATACACACGGGTTGGTCGATCCGCGGATTGGTGAAATTGTTTCTGAAAGTACGCTGGCGGTTCACGCCGGTGATATCGGTTCGGCGGCGGTGTTGAATGAACTCTCGCCCAAAATCGGTCGGGTGATGGCTGTGAGGGGTAACAACGATATCACAGCCAACTGGCATGCGGATGATGCACATCTGCTGGAATTCATCCCCTCGGTTCAGCACATTCTCCTGACCAGCGGAACGATTACTGTAGAGCACGGGCACACGGTCAGGGACATCAATTGCTACGAGGCGGATCTCACGGACCGTTACCACGAGGAGTTGAGGGGCCGCTATCCCGACAGCCGCGTCGTTGTCTACGGCCACACGCACCGCAGAGTGATCGACCAGGCGCATCGGCCGTGGGTCATCAACCCCGGCGCCGCAGGACGCGTCCGCACACGGGATGGACCTTCGTGCCTGCTGATTGAAATATCAAACGACGATTGGCATATCCGGGAATTTCGCTTCGAGCCGATTTGA